Within the Methanobacterium sp. BRmetb2 genome, the region CAGCAATATCTGTCATTCTGAAGTTATACCCCAAAGTTACGTGTTCATATCGGTTGCTTTCACCATGAGCCCTTATTGTTCTTGAATTTTCAGCTAAATCCTCATTTTGAGTGGTGATCATGCCCCCCTCACTGGTGGTCATGTTTTTGGTTGGATAAAAGCTGAAACATGCCATGTCCCCTAAGGAACCTGCCATTTTACCTTTATACATTGCGCCGTGTGCTTGTGCTGCATCTTCAATAACCAATAGATCATAGCTTTTTGCTATTTTAGATATGGGTTCCATGTCTGCTGGCTGTCCATAAAGGTGTACGGGCATTATTGCCTTTGTATTATCAGTAATTGCATCTTCAATTTTCTCAGGATCAATATTATACATTTCGGGATTAATATCCACGAATACTGGTTGGGCTCCAGTATATAAAACAGAGTTAGCTGTTGCAGCAAAAGTAAAAGGAGTGGTTATGACTTCATCACCTTGACCAATACCTGCACTTAAAAGAGCAACATGTAAGGCTGTTGTTCCAGAACTAGTGGCAACTGCATATTCTGTATTAACAAATTCTGCAAAGTTTTCCTCAAATTCTGCGACTTTAGGACCTTGTGCAATGAATCCTGATTTTAAAACCTTTATTACTTCATTTATTTCCTCGTCATCTATGATTGGATTAGCAATGGGTATCACAAAATATCACCTGATAAATAATAATATGTAACTTGAAAAAAGTTTTTAATAAACTAACATATATTCCTTTAGTACTTATAATAGATTTTTATAATCTTTAAAAAAATATTCCATATCATTTTTAAATTCTAATAAGTTTACTTAAGGGAAAAAATATGCAAAATAAGACCATAAAAGAAGGGCAGGTTTCAATAAAAATACCTGACTTTGAAAAAGTATCTTCTAAGGCACCAGTATTCTACAACCCAGTAATGGAACTTAACCGAGACCTTTCAGTCATTGCTTTAAATCACTATCAAAAAGTGTTAGGAAATCCACTTAATATATGCGATGCTTTTGGGGGTAGTGGAATACGGGGAATTAGGTACTCTAAGGAAGTTAATAGCCATAAAATAGTTACTAATGATGTAAATCCCCGGGCCGTTGATTTTGCACATGAAAATGTTGATTTAAATAAAGTATATAATGTTACAGTTTGCCAGGAAGATGCCAATTTACTGCTTAGAAAATGTAAAGGCATATTTGACGTGGTGGATATTGATCCTTTTGGTACTCCTTCTTATTTTATTGAATCTGCAGCAATTTCACTTAAATCGGGAGGATTACTATGTGTGAGTGCTACTGATACTTCGTCTCTGTGTGGAACCTATAAAAATCCCTGCATCAGAAAATATTCTTCAAAACCATTGAAAACTGAATATTGTCACGAAATTGGTATAAGAATTCTGGCAGGTTTTATTGCTCGGGTTTTTGCCAAATATAAAAAAAGTATAGATATCAAGTTTTCCCACAGTACCGAACATTACATGAGAATGTATATTACTATTGATAAAGGTGCAGAAATAACTGATCAATCACTTAAAGAGGTGGGTTTCATTTTACATTGTGATAAATGCCTTAATAGGGAGTTGGCGAAGGGATTCGCCCCATTTATTCCATCAGAATGTCCTGTCTGCGGAAGTAAATATGGTGTTGCAGGACCTTTATGGTGTGATAAAATATTTAATTCTGATTTTATTACAGGTATGCTAAATATAACAGCAGACATAGTTATTAATAAAAGAAGAGAAGCATGCAAACTCCTGAATAGATGTAATGATGAATCTATGGGACCTCCAACATTTTTTGATCTTCACCAGATCAGTAAAAAATTAAAAATTAGCGCCCCTCCGCTGGATAAAGTATTAAATGAACTTATAAAAGAAGGATATTTTGCATCCAGAACCCATTTCAAGCCCACCGGAATTAGGACTGATGCTTCCATTGAAATTTTGGATAAGATTGTTTTAGGTATTTAAATAACTGAAAAATATTTTACTAAATTTCTTCAATTTAATTAAAAGTAGATGAAGTTGACTTTTTTTAAGTAAATCCACCCTTAAAATCCTGCTGATACTTGAGTTAATTTAAAGATTTTTGACTTACTCTTATTATTGCCTTTTGTATCTCTTCAAAATCTTTTATTTCTGGATCAACAAAGGTCAATAGGTAGTAACGATCTTTATATCTTATGGCAGGTAATTTAATATAATTTCTTTCTTCAACGAATTTAATGAAAGGTTCTTGTCGGGAAACATTTCCAGGGTTTCTTCCATCTGTGGATATAAATATTATTAACTGGGGATTCTTTTTCTTGATGTAATCTAAAGTGGCCACCCCATTTTTTGCAATAAATCTATCATTTAAACCAACCATGTCTATATGGTTCCACTTTGAAAAATAAGGCAGGGATCCTGCATCCATACTGGCGAAGGTCAAATTATCAGATGAGAATGTTTCCAATTCTGTTCCAAGAGCAATATAAGATACTGGAAACCTCTGTGAACATTGATGTAAATATAAATAATCCTGCGAAAACCCGAGATTAGACAATAAAACCAGAAATACCACAATAAAACCAGAAATTTTAGCATATTTTCTCAATTTTTCCTTAATAACTAAATTGCCCATTTCATTAATGAGAACTGCCAACAATATCGCTGTTAAAATGTAAATCAACACAAAAGAAGGATAATAAAATCGTTGAGCAAAATTCATGTAAAGAGAAGAAAAAGGGTAGAGTATATTTGCAGATATTACCATGGTAAAAATTGTGATTAACAGTACCTTTAATTTAAAATATTGACCTTCTTTATCACGCCCTAACTTTTCGAGTTTAGCAGTTAGCGTAATTAATATTAGTATTAAAAATGGTGCCAAATATTTGACTGCTTCACTTAAATAGTATAGTCCATCAAATACGCTTCCATGAGTTACTGTCTTTACATAGAAGGGTAGTGGTAAAAAATCATGGAAATAAAGTAACCTGAAAAGCATATAAATCCCTAAAGGTAAAATATAAACCAGTAAAACCGGTGAAAAGAACTTTATTTTATCTTTTAAATCATATTCAGTTTTATGAACAGTTAATATGTAAATCAAAAATATTAATGCAAATGAAAACAATATACTTTCCGGCCTTAAAAGGCTGGATATAAGGGCGAATAGAGAAAATATCCATATATACTGCTTTTTTGAAGTTACAATAAATTTATAAACAAAAAAAGTAACACACAACATTATAAAAGCGTAGAACATGGTTTCTAATCCTGATACTGTGTGTATTGCTGTAGCAGGATTAATTAATAAGAATACTGTCCCTATAATAAAGGCCGTTACTTTCAAATTAGCAGGCAATAGATCTTTACAAATTTTCCAGTAGATAAAAACAATTCCCACCAGAGAGATCATTCCTAAAAATTTAGTGGCTATTACCGGATCAAAATTCAATTTTAACAATATAACTACCATTACAACCCATAAAAAGTTACTATATCCTTCAGTAGGTAGTTCACCAATATTCCAAACTATTCCATGGCCTTCAGCAAAGTTAAGAGCATATCTAAAAGAAATAAAAGCATCATCAACAGTGAAATGCCATATATAACATAATAGTGCCATAAAAGCTACAATAATTACTAAAAAAATAATGGCATATGAATAGTTTGAATTCTGGTTTTTAAACAAGTTTATTCCTCGAAAAATTCTATATAACTGCTATGACTTCTTTTTATAATTTAATTTATTCCTAAAATAGAAATTTAATTTATTTTAAAAAAGGAATAAAAAATTTTATTCATAGTTTAACAAGTTATTTACATAATAATATTGAAGTTCCGAAGCATGTTGAAGTTCATAGTTCCTATATGGTGAGTTAAGGTATGGAAATATTGATCCTTTGATTATGTAGTAATAGGTAGCGATTCTGCCACATTCTTTCCATGATAAATGAACATATAATGGGAATCCACAACCTGGATTCAGTATAGGACTGTTTCTTTTAACAGTTCCATGCCAAACCATGGGTATGGGACCTTCCTGTCCATTTTCTTCGGCTAACTTGTAGATATGATTCATAGCCTCATCATAAGTATCAAATTCTATTCCATCTGCCCGGTATCTATATCGATCCTCAGGTATTCCAAATAGGAAAGTACTTAAAACATCTGTAAAATCTATTCCTGTAGTGGTCATGTCTGCCTTAGTATCTAAAAATCCTAATTGCAATATAGTAACATTTCCTTCTTTATAATGACTGTATCCAGAACCTCCCGCCATATGCACCACCAAAGCACATTTTGATCCTCTTTGTTCTGCATAGCTTGCTAAAAGTTCAGAATGAGGATGGCCAGGATACATGTCCGGGTTGGCCAATTTAACAAAAGCTAACCTTCCTACTGGTTCTACTTTACTATTCATGCTTGATACGTAAATAAAACCTCCGAGAATTAGAATTATTATTAAAAATATGCCTATCTTTTTCATTAATTCACCTATTAAGTATAAATACCTGATAAAATTATCTTAAAATTTGATTTTTTTGAATATTAGAAATATACTAAAAATATTTTTGCTTATCTTAGATGGGTTACATCAATCAGATTAATGTGTAGTCTACACACTTCTGATTATTAAATCTTTAGTTTTTTGGACTGTTCAAGTTATGGAGTATTGATATTATTTCTCTTTTTTGTGTCCATTTTTTGATTTTTCTCTATAAATAGTTGAGTATTCCTTGTTCAACTTTATATCTCCTTTAGATTTGTTCTGGCTCAGTTTGTTCTAGTAATTTGTTACTGGGTAAATATTCGCTGTGTTTTATGATCTATCCTGTGGTGTTGGGGCCTCCAGATGTCAAAGAATTAAGTAAATAGCTGCCAATTAGAACCTTATAAAAAAAAGAAAATGTAAATTATTTAAAAAAAGAAGGAATAACTATTTATTCATAGTTTAACAAGTTGTTCACATAATAATACTGGATTTGAGAAGCATGCTGCAACTCATAGTTTGCATATGGTGAGTTAAGGTATGGAAATATTAATCCTTTGATTATGTAATAATATGCAGCAATTCTACCACATTCTTTCCAGCATACTTGAACATATAATGGGAATCCACAACCTGGATTAAAGGAGGGATTACCTTTTTTAACACTTCCATGATAAACCATTGGTATGGGACCTTCCTGTCCATTTTTTTCAGCTAATTTTTGTATATAATCCATAGCCTCATCATAAGTATCAAATTCTCTTCTATCTGCTCGATAATTATATCTATCATCATCAATTCCAAATATAAACGTACTGATAGCATCTGTAAAATCTATTCCTGTAGTGGTCATGTCTGCCTTAGTATCTAAAAATCCTAATTGCAATATAGTAACATTTCCTTCTTTATAATGACTGTATCCAGAACCTCCCGCCATATGCACCACCAAAGCACATTTTGATCCTCTTTGTTCTGCATAGCTTGCTAAAAGTTCAGAATGAGGATGGCCAGGGTACAGGTCTGGGTTGGCTAATTTAACAAAAACCAGTCTCCCCAATGGTTCTACTCTACTATTCATGCTGGATACGTAAATAAAACCTCCGAGAATTAGAATTATTATTAAAAATATGCCTATCTTTTTCATTAATTCACCTATTAGGTAGTATATTGAATAAAATTATCTTAAAATTTGATTTTTAATTTATTAGAAATGTTTTATTTAAATGTTTTTACAATATCCTGAATATTTTACAAGTATTTTTTAAAATATTATTTTTACAGATCTTAAAGTGGTAATTTTATGAACCAAACAAACTATGTGTAGTCCGCACACTTTTGATTATTAAATCTCTAGTTTTTTTGGATAAAATGATTTATATCTGTTTAAATTCATAAAATTAATTGGCTTATGCCAATAATATTAAAAAAATAATGGAGGATAATAAAATGGATATTGGTGAAATTGTATCTGATGCCATAAAATATCCATCTTCTGAATGGAAGAATGTGATAATACTGATAGTTTTGTTTATTATTTTTTGGGCACTTAATGCAGTAACCAGTATAATTGGTTTTGTAGTAGTACCATTTATTGCAGGTTATATATTTAGAATTATTAAATGGTCCCTCGCCGGTGCAGAGGAACTTCCAGAATTCGATGAATGGGTTGATCTATTTATCGATGGACTTAAGGTTTGTATAACATATATAGTTTATATGATTCCTGCTATCATAATACTGGCCTTAACCATGGGCACAATGATGTTTCAGTTAATCGCAATGTCCCAAACTGGAATGATCACACCAATGACATCATTTGATGTAGGGCTTTATATGATAGGTATAGTTCTAACCTTCCTTTACGGGCTCATAATAGGAATACCTCTCTTCTTAATGGGTACAGCGAACATGGCTTACTACGATGGTAGCTTAGGCGCAGCCTTCAATTTCAGCGAATTATTGGATAAAATTTCTACTATAGGCTATATTGACTTCATAATATGGTATGTGGTTATGATTGTAATTGGATTTGTGGCCGCGTTTATAGGTGGAATTACAATAATAGGATGGGTAGTGACACTACCTTATTACTACATGTTCTTTGGTAGATCTCTGGCACTTTTTTTCCTATCTGAATAATTTATAAACATTCCCCTCTTTTCTTTTTTAATAATTGCATTTTATATAACTAGAACAACAAAAAATGGAAAAAATAGAATTAAAAAAAACTAAAATAATTAATATTTACTCTTCTTCAATAATTTCGTATATTCTAACATTTTTAGGAGTTACACCGGGTCTTTCATCGGTCATGTAATTAAAATAACTTATTAAATGGACGTTATACTCCAAATATCCTTTAATAAGATCGTTTAAGCTTTTATTTCGCTCTCCAAGTATCAATATTATCCACCATTGAATAAAAACGCATATTCCTGCAATAATACTGTATACAAATAGGACTATAGCAACAGGAATCATGTAAAATATTCTTACAAATAATTCTAATCTACTAGCTTTTTCTTCATATTCAAATAATTCTTTTAATTCAAAATCATCATCCATGTTATTAACCTCCTTTATTCTTATCTGAAAATATTAATATTTAAATATTCCTAAAGAAATTCTAAAAGTTGTTAATCAAAATATTATGGGCTTATAGTACTGTAAAATTATATAAAATCAACTTAAATTCTTAAAATTTGTTTCAAAATAAAATAAATGCCACTATATTTTAAAAAATAATGAAAAATGTTTTATAATATAAATTTTCTTTCAAAAAATCTCATAAGTACTATCCCTTTTTTTTAAATGGTTAAAAATCCTGAAAAAATAGAAAACAGGTAGGTTTATTTACCCACCAATTTTAAACCTGTAATCTCAGCAATATCTAAGCTTAAAGCTCTTAAATCTTCTGGAGAGAACTTACGTATATCATCGTGTCCAGCAAGCTGAGCCAACATTTTTGTTTCTTCTGTCATGGATTTAATGTAGTTTGCAACTCTCATTGCAGCTAAATCCACATCTAACCTCTTTCGAAGATCCGGATCCTGTGTTGCAACTCCTACTGGACATTTTCCAGTGTAACACATACGACAGGCCTGACATCCCATGGCAATCATGGCGCCCGTTCCAATATAAGCCGCATCAGCCCCCATAGCCATGGCTTTGGCCACATCAGCTCCGCTTCTAATACCACCAGTGATTATGAGATCTAATTCATCCTTCATGCCTGAATCTTCAAGGGCGTTAACTGCCTGGACCAGTGAAGGAAGTGTAGGTATACCAGTATGTTCAATTACTACCTCTGGAGCTGCTCCAGTTCCACCTTCCATCCCATCCACAGATATTACATCGGCTCCTGCCTCACCAGCTATAATTACATCATCATAAACTCTTCCCGGCCCTAATTTTACAATTATGGGAAGTTTCCAGTCTGTCACTTCTCTTAATAATTCGATGTGCTTGGCCAGATCCCCCTCTTTCGTGGCATCTAAAAATCTTGCCGGGCTTAAAGCATCTGTTCCTTCTGGTATGCCTCTGATTTTTGCCACTTCAGGGCTTACTTTTTCAGCTAACAGATGCCCACCCATACCGGGTTTAGCACCTTGACCAATCTTTACTTCAATACAATCAGCACCATTTAAGTAGCTGGTGGAAACTCCGAACCTGCCTGAAGAATATTGGACAATTAAATTTTCTGCAAACTCTCGTTCTTCAGGTAACATTCCACCTTCACCAGTATTGGCGCATGAACCAACCAGTGATGTACCTTTAGCCATTGCTAATTTACATTCTTTACTTAAAGCACCGAAAGACATACCTGCAATAAGTATTGGTGATTCAAGAACCAGTGGTACTTCAGCAAATCGGGTACCCAATACCACTTTTGTATTACATGCCTCCCTATACTTGTCAACAGGAGCAATTGATGCTTGTGCAGGTAAAATTATTATATCATCAAAATTAGGTAAACGCCTTTCAGTACCAAAACCTCTTAAAACATATTTACCTGCCTTTGAAGTATATCTAATATCTGCTATTGTCCTAGGATCCCATATACTTCCGGCTCCAGTAGGTATTAACACTGGACACGCAGCTAAACAGGATCCACATAAAATACATCTATTTTTGTCAATTTTAGGTCGGTTATCCACTATTTCTATTGCATTGGTAGGGCATACAATTTCACAAGTACCACAAAATACACAAAGTCCTTGAGTTGCAGCTTCCAGATCTGTGGCTGGTGAAGCCGGATTTAGGGAAGGAGATGAGTTTGATGTTTTTCCATTCACTTCAAATCCTCTCTGAAGACCTGTGGCGAATTCTTTTACATTAACAGCCTCTAAACAACCTTGTTCACATGCATCCACACATACTGGTTTTCCCCCATTTGATTCTGCACATTGCTGATCACATTTTAGCATTCCTTGTTCTGTGTAAGTAATACTTCCAATTGGACACATCAACATGCACAATTTACATCCCGCACATTCATCTTGATTTATTTTTACGATACCGTTTTCACGGTATATTGCATCTTTAAAACATCCACGTGCACATGCAGGATCGATACATTGTTGACATACAACAGTTTGATAACCCTTAGTCATTTTATGTAAAAATAAAGCACTCTCACCATTTATACTGGCACAAGCCTCTGCACATTCGTTACATCCATCACATTTTTCTGGATTAGTTAAAAGAATCTGATTCATTTTATCACCTTCAATTAGCCATAGAATGGCCTAATTTCTTTATTTTCAATTTTTTTGAAATTTTCGATATCTGATTTAATAGAATATGCATCAAATAATTTCTTTAATTTAAGCTTATCATCAAGGGTTAATTCTTTAATTACTGCATTGGTTCCAGTTTCAAATTTACCCCCCACATAAATGGAACCACCGATCATCCAATCTCCTGTGTCATTTCCTGCATTTCCGGTGACGATTATGTTTCCACTTAGCATGTAAAGTCCTGATAAATCTCCTATATTTCCATCAATAATAATTGTACCGCCTTTATTCAGTTGCCCTACTCCTTTACCTGCATTTCCACGAATCATAATAGTTCCATCATAAGTACCGAAGCCCACACCATCATCCGCAGATCCTTCGACAATTATTTCACCAGAAGTCATGTTATTCCCAACATAACGTCCTGTATTACCTTTTATTGAGATTTTTGCTCCGTCGTTAAGTGCTCCGGCAAAATCTCCAGGACTACCAGCCAAGGTGATGTCTGCATCGCAACATAGACCTACAGCTACCGAATCAAAAGGTTTGGTAACCTCTATATTTAGATTTTTTTCATTTTCATCTAATGCTTTTTTGATTTCAACATTTATAGTTCTCGTAGTCATATATTTTCCTGAAATGACCTTTTCTTCTGTTGTCATTGAATCTTCCCCTTAAATAGGTTTTATTTATTAAAGATAATTATGATTCAATTAATAGAGTCTTCTAATAAATGTTGCTATTTTGAAATAGATAAATTAGACCATTCAATATATAAGTGAGACATATTATAACAATATGAATAGATATTAAAAAATGATATCTTCAGGTGATGGAATGAGAACATTAATAACAAATCTAAAAGGCAAGTGCCTCCTAGAAGTTTCCATGAAAATTCAGGTGGATGGATTGATAACTATACATGAAAAAGGAAGTGGAGAAAGTAGTCTGGACAAATATTTCAAGGGAGGCGAAATTTTAATAGATAGTGTTGATCCATTGGATGTGTGTAAAAAAATATCAAAGATAATTCAAGGTGCAAAAACACATGGTGAAGTTTTTGTCGGTTTCAACGGAGATGGTTTAGGTCCTCTGTTAAGTTTCATGGCAAATAAAGAAGAAGTTGACGGCATTTTCATCTGTTACAATGAAGAAGCCGTGCGTCTACCCAACTTAAAACTGGAATTATCTAAAACCCGAATGAAAATTCTGGAAGCATTGAATGAAGAGAATTTAACTGCAATTTCCATTGGACAAAAAGTTGGAATATCCCGAGCTATGGTCTATAAACACCTGACTGGCTTAGTAGAGAATGGATTAGTGGAACAATCACAATTATTCGAAAAATATAGTATAACACCAACAGGACAGCTAGTTATTATTTGATCTGTAATTAACCTCGGAATATTAATCTAAATATAATGAAAATCATTTAAAAAAATTTAAATAAAAAAATGTGGACAAATAAAATAATATAAGGAGATTATGATAACTTTAAATAAAATAGAGTTGTAAAAACATTATATAAAATATTATTTAGATTTTTAATTAATTATTCAACTGGATATTCAATACGCAGCTTATAACTTGCTCTTTCACTTATCAGAACCGTGCCCGGTATGAAGTATTCCTCAAATTTTTTTACGTGTTTCAGCATGCATGGATCTATGTCAACCTTTCGAGTATACGACGAACATTCTTCATCTTCTATTATTCCTTTCTTAACCAAAGCAATATATCTCATTTTTACAGTTTCATCATTTAACAAATCCATTATACCACCTTACTATTAGCTAGTTCAAACTTATATTTAAACTATTTCCATACTCTCATGAAAAATGTATAAGTATTTATATAATAATTGTATATACTATAAACAATGTTCAGTCATTAGGTGATTTTGATGAAAGAAAACGAAAAAACCGATGGGATCATCGCCCTTGATGATATTGATAAAGAAATCCTCAATTTATTAAATGAAGACGGAAGAATGTCCTATAGAAAAATTTCGCGTAAATTAGATGTTTCAATAGGTACTGTTCACAATCGTATCGAAAAATTAATGAAAACAGGAGTAATAAAAAAATTTGTTCCAGTAATTGATCATGATAAGTTAGGCTATAAATTAACAACAGTTATAGGTGTAAGAGTCAAAGGG harbors:
- a CDS encoding aminotransferase DegT; this encodes MIPIANPIIDDEEINEVIKVLKSGFIAQGPKVAEFEENFAEFVNTEYAVATSSGTTALHVALLSAGIGQGDEVITTPFTFAATANSVLYTGAQPVFVDINPEMYNIDPEKIEDAITDNTKAIMPVHLYGQPADMEPISKIAKSYDLLVIEDAAQAHGAMYKGKMAGSLGDMACFSFYPTKNMTTSEGGMITTQNEDLAENSRTIRAHGESNRYEHVTLGYNFRMTDIAAAIGIMQLKKLNEFNNKRIKNAEYFTENIKSMNGIIPPHVQKGVKHVFHQYTIRVNKTKRNAMIKFLNDNGIGTGIHYPKPIYKQELYQKLGFKAHCPEAENAAGEVISIPVHPSLTKIDLEKIVQTLKNASKTIL
- a CDS encoding tRNA (guanine(10)-N(2))-dimethyltransferase, which encodes MQNKTIKEGQVSIKIPDFEKVSSKAPVFYNPVMELNRDLSVIALNHYQKVLGNPLNICDAFGGSGIRGIRYSKEVNSHKIVTNDVNPRAVDFAHENVDLNKVYNVTVCQEDANLLLRKCKGIFDVVDIDPFGTPSYFIESAAISLKSGGLLCVSATDTSSLCGTYKNPCIRKYSSKPLKTEYCHEIGIRILAGFIARVFAKYKKSIDIKFSHSTEHYMRMYITIDKGAEITDQSLKEVGFILHCDKCLNRELAKGFAPFIPSECPVCGSKYGVAGPLWCDKIFNSDFITGMLNITADIVINKRREACKLLNRCNDESMGPPTFFDLHQISKKLKISAPPLDKVLNELIKEGYFASRTHFKPTGIRTDASIEILDKIVLGI
- a CDS encoding glutamate synthase → MNQILLTNPEKCDGCNECAEACASINGESALFLHKMTKGYQTVVCQQCIDPACARGCFKDAIYRENGIVKINQDECAGCKLCMLMCPIGSITYTEQGMLKCDQQCAESNGGKPVCVDACEQGCLEAVNVKEFATGLQRGFEVNGKTSNSSPSLNPASPATDLEAATQGLCVFCGTCEIVCPTNAIEIVDNRPKIDKNRCILCGSCLAACPVLIPTGAGSIWDPRTIADIRYTSKAGKYVLRGFGTERRLPNFDDIIILPAQASIAPVDKYREACNTKVVLGTRFAEVPLVLESPILIAGMSFGALSKECKLAMAKGTSLVGSCANTGEGGMLPEEREFAENLIVQYSSGRFGVSTSYLNGADCIEVKIGQGAKPGMGGHLLAEKVSPEVAKIRGIPEGTDALSPARFLDATKEGDLAKHIELLREVTDWKLPIIVKLGPGRVYDDVIIAGEAGADVISVDGMEGGTGAAPEVVIEHTGIPTLPSLVQAVNALEDSGMKDELDLIITGGIRSGADVAKAMAMGADAAYIGTGAMIAMGCQACRMCYTGKCPVGVATQDPDLRKRLDVDLAAMRVANYIKSMTEETKMLAQLAGHDDIRKFSPEDLRALSLDIAEITGLKLVGK
- a CDS encoding tributyrin esterase; this encodes MTTEEKVISGKYMTTRTINVEIKKALDENEKNLNIEVTKPFDSVAVGLCCDADITLAGSPGDFAGALNDGAKISIKGNTGRYVGNNMTSGEIIVEGSADDGVGFGTYDGTIMIRGNAGKGVGQLNKGGTIIIDGNIGDLSGLYMLSGNIIVTGNAGNDTGDWMIGGSIYVGGKFETGTNAVIKELTLDDKLKLKKLFDAYSIKSDIENFKKIENKEIRPFYG
- a CDS encoding transcriptional regulator, giving the protein MRTLITNLKGKCLLEVSMKIQVDGLITIHEKGSGESSLDKYFKGGEILIDSVDPLDVCKKISKIIQGAKTHGEVFVGFNGDGLGPLLSFMANKEEVDGIFICYNEEAVRLPNLKLELSKTRMKILEALNEENLTAISIGQKVGISRAMVYKHLTGLVENGLVEQSQLFEKYSITPTGQLVII
- a CDS encoding AsnC family transcriptional regulator; translated protein: MMKENEKTDGIIALDDIDKEILNLLNEDGRMSYRKISRKLDVSIGTVHNRIEKLMKTGVIKKFVPVIDHDKLGYKLTTVIGVRVKGGVLLNWEDKTAYHKNVLCLYDVTGEFDAIMITKFKDTNDLDEFIKGLLKERDTQRTNTQTVLNIVKEDFNSVKML